A region of Leclercia adecarboxylata DNA encodes the following proteins:
- a CDS encoding nitrate reductase subunit alpha — protein sequence MSKLLDRFRYFKQKGDTFADGHGQVMHTNRDWEDSYRQRWQFDKIVRSTHGVNCTGSCSWKIYVKNGLVTWETQQTDYPRTRPDLPNHEPRGCPRGASYSWYLYSANRLKYPLVRKSLIELWREALAQHSDPVLAWNAIQNDPQKSQSYKKARGHGGFVRSSWKELNQLIAAANVWTIKHYGPDRVAGFSPIPAMSMVSYAAGTRYLSLLGGTCLSFYDWYCDLPPASPMTWGEQTDVPESADWYNSSYIIAWGSNVPQTRTPDAHFFTEVRYKGTKTIAITPDFSEVAKLSDQWLAPKQGTDSALAMAMGHVILKEFHLDNPSDYFLNYCRRYTDMPMLVMLDPRDDGSLVPGRMLRASDLAEGLGEANNPEWKTVAFTTTGDLVVPNGSIGFRWGEKGKWNLESLAAGLETELALTLLGTHDTVAGVAFPYFGGNENPHFRSVKQEPVLVRQLPVKTLSLADGRQLHVASVYDLVLANYGLDRGLEDNLAAKDYAEIKAYTPAWGEQITGVPRRHIEQIAREFADTAHKTHGRSMIILGAGVNHWYHMDMNYRGMINMLVFCGCVGKSGGGWSHYVGQEKLRPQTGWLPLAFALDWNRPPRQMNSTSFFYNHASQWRYEKLTAQELLSPLADASKFTGHLIDFNVRAERMGWLPSAPQLNLNPLHIKAQADAAGLSPQEYTAQALKSGDIRMACEQPDSGHNHPRNLFVWRSNLLGSSGKGHEYMLKYLLGTENGIQGEELGNTDDVKPEEVEWQTAAIEGKLDLLVTLDFRMSSTCLFSDIVLPTATWYEKDDMNTSDMHPFIHPLSAAVDPAWESRSDWEIYKGIAKVFSEVCVGHLGTETDVVLQPLQHDSPAELSQPFDIADWRKGECDLIPGKTAPTIAVVERNYPDTYERFTALGPLLDKLGNGGKGISWNTQDEVDFLGKLNYVKLDGPAKGRPRIETAIDASEVILALAPETNGQVAVKAWEALAEFTGREHSHLALNKEDEKIRFRDIQAQPRKIISSPTWSGIESEHVSYNAGYTNVHELIPWRTLSGRQQLYQDHLWMRAFGESLVAYRPPIDTRSVSHMREIPPNGFPEKALNFLTPHQKWGIHSTYSENLLMQTLSRGGPIVWISETDARELGIEDNDWIECFNANGALTARAVVSQRVPPGMTMMYHAQERILNIPGSEVTGRRGGIHNSVTRVCPKPTHMIGGYAQLAYGFNYYGTVGSNRDEFIMIRKMKNINWLDGEGRDQVQEAKK from the coding sequence ATGAGTAAACTGTTGGATCGCTTTCGTTATTTTAAACAAAAAGGCGACACCTTCGCCGATGGACACGGTCAGGTGATGCACACCAACCGCGACTGGGAGGACAGCTATCGCCAGCGATGGCAGTTCGACAAAATTGTGCGATCCACCCACGGGGTGAACTGTACCGGCTCCTGCAGCTGGAAGATTTACGTCAAGAACGGGCTGGTCACCTGGGAAACCCAGCAGACCGACTACCCCCGCACCCGCCCCGACCTGCCCAACCACGAGCCGCGCGGCTGCCCGCGTGGGGCAAGTTACTCCTGGTATCTCTACAGCGCCAACCGCCTGAAGTATCCGCTGGTGCGCAAGTCGCTGATTGAGCTCTGGCGCGAGGCGCTGGCCCAGCACAGCGATCCGGTCCTGGCCTGGAACGCCATCCAGAACGATCCGCAAAAGAGCCAGAGCTACAAAAAGGCCCGCGGCCACGGCGGGTTTGTCCGCTCGAGCTGGAAAGAGCTGAACCAGCTTATCGCCGCCGCTAACGTCTGGACCATCAAACACTACGGCCCGGACCGGGTGGCGGGCTTCTCGCCGATCCCGGCGATGTCGATGGTCTCCTACGCCGCCGGTACCCGCTATCTCTCCCTGCTGGGCGGCACCTGTCTGAGCTTCTACGACTGGTATTGCGACCTGCCGCCCGCCTCGCCGATGACCTGGGGCGAACAGACCGACGTGCCCGAATCCGCCGACTGGTACAACTCCAGCTATATCATCGCCTGGGGCTCCAACGTGCCGCAGACCCGCACCCCGGACGCCCACTTCTTCACCGAGGTGCGCTACAAGGGCACCAAAACCATCGCCATCACCCCGGATTTCTCGGAAGTGGCGAAACTCAGCGACCAGTGGCTGGCGCCGAAACAGGGTACCGACAGCGCCTTAGCCATGGCGATGGGGCATGTGATCCTGAAAGAGTTCCACCTCGATAACCCCAGCGACTACTTCCTCAACTACTGCCGTCGCTATACCGACATGCCGATGCTGGTGATGCTCGATCCCCGGGACGACGGCAGCCTGGTGCCGGGCCGGATGCTGCGCGCCTCGGATCTCGCCGAGGGGCTGGGCGAAGCCAATAACCCCGAGTGGAAAACCGTCGCCTTCACCACCACCGGGGATCTTGTAGTGCCAAACGGCTCTATCGGCTTCCGCTGGGGTGAAAAAGGCAAATGGAACCTCGAATCGCTGGCGGCAGGCCTGGAGACCGAGCTGGCGCTCACCCTGCTCGGCACCCACGACACCGTCGCCGGGGTGGCTTTCCCCTATTTTGGCGGCAACGAAAACCCGCATTTCCGCAGCGTGAAGCAGGAGCCGGTGCTGGTGCGCCAGCTGCCGGTGAAAACCCTCTCCCTTGCCGATGGCCGCCAGCTGCACGTCGCCAGCGTTTACGATCTGGTGCTGGCGAATTACGGCCTCGACCGGGGGCTGGAGGATAACCTCGCGGCAAAAGATTACGCCGAGATCAAAGCCTACACCCCGGCCTGGGGGGAGCAGATCACCGGCGTGCCGCGTCGCCATATCGAGCAGATCGCCCGGGAGTTCGCTGATACTGCCCATAAAACCCACGGCCGGTCGATGATCATCCTCGGGGCCGGGGTCAACCACTGGTATCACATGGACATGAACTACCGGGGGATGATCAACATGCTGGTCTTCTGCGGCTGCGTGGGCAAAAGCGGCGGCGGCTGGTCGCACTATGTCGGCCAGGAGAAGCTGCGCCCGCAAACCGGCTGGCTGCCGCTGGCCTTTGCCCTGGACTGGAACCGTCCGCCGCGCCAGATGAACAGCACCTCCTTCTTCTACAACCATGCCAGCCAGTGGCGCTATGAAAAACTGACCGCCCAGGAGCTGCTCTCCCCGCTGGCGGACGCCTCGAAATTCACCGGGCACCTGATCGACTTCAACGTGCGGGCCGAGCGCATGGGCTGGCTACCCTCCGCGCCGCAGCTCAACCTCAACCCGCTGCACATTAAGGCCCAGGCCGATGCCGCAGGACTGTCGCCCCAGGAGTACACCGCCCAGGCGCTGAAATCCGGCGATATCCGCATGGCCTGTGAGCAGCCGGACAGCGGGCACAACCACCCGCGCAACCTGTTCGTCTGGCGCTCGAACCTGCTTGGCTCCTCCGGCAAAGGCCACGAGTACATGCTCAAATACCTGCTCGGTACCGAAAACGGTATTCAGGGTGAAGAGCTGGGCAACACCGATGACGTGAAGCCGGAAGAGGTGGAGTGGCAGACTGCCGCCATCGAAGGCAAGCTGGATCTGCTGGTCACGCTCGACTTCCGCATGTCCAGCACCTGTCTGTTCTCGGATATCGTCCTGCCTACCGCCACCTGGTACGAGAAAGACGACATGAATACTTCGGACATGCATCCGTTTATTCATCCCCTCTCCGCCGCCGTGGACCCGGCCTGGGAGTCGCGCAGCGACTGGGAGATCTACAAGGGCATCGCCAAAGTCTTCTCGGAGGTGTGCGTCGGCCATCTGGGAACGGAAACCGACGTGGTGCTGCAGCCGTTGCAGCACGACTCTCCGGCGGAGCTCTCCCAGCCGTTCGATATCGCCGACTGGCGCAAAGGCGAATGCGATCTGATCCCCGGCAAAACCGCGCCGACTATCGCCGTGGTGGAGCGCAACTATCCTGACACTTACGAGCGCTTTACCGCCCTCGGCCCGCTGCTGGACAAACTCGGCAACGGCGGGAAAGGCATCTCCTGGAACACTCAGGACGAGGTGGATTTCCTCGGCAAGCTCAACTACGTCAAGCTCGATGGCCCGGCGAAAGGCCGCCCGCGCATCGAAACGGCGATTGACGCCTCGGAAGTGATTCTCGCCCTCGCCCCGGAAACCAACGGCCAGGTGGCGGTGAAAGCCTGGGAAGCGCTGGCGGAGTTCACCGGGCGCGAGCACAGCCATCTGGCGCTGAACAAGGAAGACGAGAAGATCCGCTTCCGCGATATTCAGGCCCAGCCGCGCAAAATCATCTCCAGCCCGACCTGGTCAGGCATTGAGAGCGAGCATGTCTCCTACAACGCCGGGTACACCAACGTCCACGAACTGATCCCGTGGCGCACCCTCTCCGGGCGTCAGCAGCTCTATCAGGATCACCTCTGGATGCGCGCCTTCGGCGAAAGCCTGGTGGCCTATCGTCCGCCGATTGATACCCGCAGCGTCAGCCATATGCGCGAGATCCCGCCGAACGGCTTCCCGGAAAAAGCGCTGAACTTCCTGACCCCGCACCAGAAATGGGGCATCCACTCCACCTACAGCGAAAACCTGCTGATGCAGACCCTGTCGCGCGGGGGGCCGATTGTCTGGATCAGTGAAACCGATGCCCGGGAGCTGGGCATTGAGGATAACGACTGGATCGAGTGCTTCAACGCCAACGGCGCGCTCACCGCCCGGGCGGTGGTCAGCCAGCGCGTGCCGCCGGGGATGACCATGATGTACCACGCCCAGGAGCGCATCCTGAACATTCCGGGTTCCGAAGTGACCGGACGGCGCGGCGGCATCCATAACTCGGTGACCCGCGTCTGCCCGAAACCGACGCACATGATTGGCGGCTACGCCCAGCTGGCGTACGGCTTCAACTACTACGGCACCGTGGGCTCCAACCGCGACGAGTTCATCATGATCCGCAAAATGAAGAACATTAACTGGCTGGACGGCGAAGGTAGGGATCAGGTACAGGAGGCGAAAAAATGA
- the narH gene encoding nitrate reductase subunit beta: MKIRSQVGMVLNLDKCIGCHTCSVTCKNVWTGREGMEYAWFNNVETKPGIGYPKNWEDQEQWQGGWIRGISGKLTPRLGGKLGVLSKIFANPQMPQIDDYYEPFTFDYQDLHRAPEGGHLPTARPRSLIDGKRMDKIKWGPNWEELLGGEFEKRARDRNFDRMQKEMYGQFENTFMMYLPRLCEHCLNPSCAATCPSGAIYKREEDGIVLIDQDKCRGWRLCISGCPYKKIYFNWKSGKSEKCIFCYPRIESGQPTVCSETCVGRIRYLGVLLYDADRIEEAASTEHETDLYERQCDVFLDPHDPAIIEEAVKQGIPQNVIDAAQRSPVYKMAMDWKLALPLHPEYRTLPMVWYVPPLSPIQSYADAGGLPQTDSILPAVESLRIPVQYLANMLSAGDTGPVLRALKRMMAMRHYKRSQTVEGVTDTRAIEEVGLSVEQVEEMYRYLAIANYEDRFVIPTSHREMARDAFPERNGCGFTFGDGCHGSDTKFNLFNSSRIDAINITEVREHGEGE; this comes from the coding sequence ATGAAAATCCGCTCACAGGTTGGCATGGTTCTGAACCTTGATAAGTGCATCGGCTGTCACACCTGCTCGGTGACCTGCAAAAACGTCTGGACCGGGCGCGAAGGGATGGAGTACGCCTGGTTTAACAACGTCGAAACCAAGCCGGGCATCGGCTATCCGAAAAACTGGGAAGATCAGGAGCAGTGGCAAGGCGGCTGGATCCGCGGCATCTCCGGCAAGCTGACCCCGCGCCTGGGCGGCAAACTGGGCGTGCTGTCGAAAATCTTCGCCAACCCGCAGATGCCGCAGATTGACGACTACTACGAACCCTTTACCTTTGACTATCAGGATCTGCACCGCGCCCCGGAAGGCGGCCATCTGCCGACTGCCCGCCCGCGCTCGCTGATCGACGGCAAGCGCATGGACAAAATCAAATGGGGGCCCAACTGGGAGGAGCTGCTCGGCGGCGAGTTCGAGAAACGCGCCCGGGATCGTAACTTCGACCGGATGCAGAAGGAGATGTACGGCCAGTTCGAAAACACCTTCATGATGTATCTCCCGCGCCTGTGCGAACACTGCCTGAACCCGAGCTGCGCGGCAACCTGCCCGAGCGGGGCCATCTACAAGCGCGAAGAGGACGGCATTGTGCTGATCGACCAGGACAAGTGCCGGGGCTGGCGTCTGTGCATCAGCGGTTGCCCGTACAAAAAAATCTACTTCAACTGGAAGAGCGGCAAGTCGGAAAAATGCATCTTCTGCTATCCGCGTATTGAATCCGGCCAGCCGACCGTCTGCTCGGAAACCTGCGTCGGACGCATCCGCTACCTCGGCGTGCTGCTGTATGACGCCGATCGTATCGAAGAGGCGGCCAGCACCGAGCACGAAACCGATCTCTACGAGCGTCAGTGCGATGTATTTCTGGATCCGCACGACCCGGCCATCATCGAGGAAGCGGTTAAGCAGGGCATCCCACAGAACGTCATCGATGCGGCGCAACGTTCCCCGGTCTACAAAATGGCGATGGACTGGAAGCTGGCCCTTCCGCTGCACCCGGAGTACCGCACCCTGCCGATGGTCTGGTATGTGCCGCCGCTGTCGCCGATCCAGTCCTACGCCGATGCCGGTGGTCTGCCGCAGACCGACAGCATTCTTCCGGCGGTGGAAAGCCTGCGCATTCCGGTGCAGTACCTGGCGAATATGCTCAGCGCGGGCGACACCGGCCCGGTACTGCGTGCCCTGAAGCGCATGATGGCGATGCGCCACTACAAACGTTCCCAGACCGTCGAAGGGGTGACCGATACCCGCGCTATCGAAGAAGTGGGCCTCAGCGTTGAGCAGGTGGAAGAGATGTACCGCTATCTGGCTATCGCCAACTACGAAGACCGCTTCGTGATCCCGACCAGCCACCGGGAGATGGCCCGCGACGCCTTCCCGGAACGCAACGGCTGCGGCTTCACCTTTGGCGACGGCTGCCACGGCTCCGACACCAAATTTAACCTGTTCAACAGCAGCCGCATCGACGCCATCAACATCACCGAGGTGCGTGAACACGGGGAGGGAGAGTGA
- the narW gene encoding nitrate reductase molybdenum cofactor assembly chaperone, translated as MQILKIIALLIEYPDEALWESRDEALALVAQDAPALLPFAQHYLRAPLLDRQASWCEVFERGRATSLLLFEHVHAESRDRGQAMVDLMNQYEQAGLQLDCRELPDYLPLYLEYLSTLPEAQAREGLQNVAPILALIGGRLKQREVAQYQLFDALLKFAGSRLSSDSVTKQVAGEKRDDTRQALDAVWEEEQVKFIEDNATACDSSPMQQYQRRFSQDVAPQYVDVSAGGPK; from the coding sequence ATGCAGATCCTCAAAATTATTGCCCTGCTGATTGAGTACCCGGACGAGGCGCTGTGGGAGAGCCGCGACGAGGCGCTGGCCCTGGTGGCGCAGGACGCCCCGGCGCTGCTGCCCTTTGCACAGCACTATCTCAGGGCCCCGCTGCTCGACCGGCAGGCGTCGTGGTGCGAGGTGTTCGAGCGCGGGCGCGCCACCTCGCTGCTGCTGTTCGAGCATGTGCATGCCGAGTCGCGGGATCGCGGCCAGGCGATGGTCGACCTGATGAACCAGTACGAGCAGGCCGGGCTGCAACTCGACTGCCGCGAACTGCCGGACTATCTGCCGCTCTATCTGGAGTATCTGAGCACTTTGCCGGAAGCCCAGGCCCGGGAGGGTCTGCAGAACGTCGCGCCGATCCTGGCGCTGATCGGCGGGCGGTTGAAACAGCGGGAGGTAGCGCAGTATCAGCTCTTCGACGCCCTGCTGAAATTTGCCGGCAGTAGGCTATCCAGTGACAGTGTCACCAAACAGGTGGCAGGCGAAAAACGGGACGACACCCGCCAGGCGCTGGACGCGGTCTGGGAAGAGGAACAGGTGAAGTTTATTGAAGATAACGCCACGGCCTGCGACAGCTCGCCGATGCAGCAGTATCAACGACGCTTTAGCCAGGACGTCGCGCCGCAGTACGTGGACGTCAGCGCCGGAGGCCCAAAATGA
- the narI gene encoding respiratory nitrate reductase subunit gamma: MTQHLNVFFFDIYPYICAAVFFLGSWLRYDYGQYTWRASSSQLLDKRGMNWGSNLFHIGILGIFFGHLFGMLTPHWMYAWFLPMAVKQQLAMIAGGICGVLTLIGGSMLLYRRLFNQRVRATSTTPDIIIMSILLTQCVLGLTTIPFSAQYPDGSEMLKLVGWAQGIFTFQGGSSEMLTGVAFIFRVHLVLGMTIFLIFPFTRLVHVWSAPFEYITRRYQLVRSRR, translated from the coding sequence ATGACACAGCATCTGAACGTCTTTTTCTTCGATATTTACCCGTACATCTGCGCCGCGGTCTTTTTCCTCGGCAGCTGGCTGCGGTATGACTACGGCCAGTACACCTGGCGCGCCTCCTCCAGCCAGCTGCTGGACAAGCGCGGCATGAACTGGGGCTCGAATCTGTTCCACATCGGCATTCTGGGGATTTTCTTCGGCCATCTGTTCGGGATGTTAACCCCGCACTGGATGTACGCCTGGTTCCTGCCGATGGCGGTTAAACAGCAGCTGGCGATGATCGCCGGGGGAATTTGCGGGGTGCTGACGCTGATTGGTGGCTCGATGCTGCTCTACCGCCGCCTGTTCAACCAGCGGGTACGGGCGACGTCAACCACGCCTGATATCATCATCATGAGCATTCTGCTCACCCAGTGCGTGCTCGGCCTGACAACCATTCCGTTCTCGGCGCAATACCCGGACGGCAGCGAAATGCTGAAGCTGGTCGGCTGGGCGCAGGGGATCTTTACCTTCCAGGGGGGCTCGTCTGAAATGCTGACCGGCGTGGCCTTTATTTTCCGCGTCCATCTGGTGCTGGGGATGACCATCTTCCTGATCTTCCCCTTCACCCGACTGGTGCACGTCTGGAGCGCGCCGTTCGAGTACATTACGCGACGTTATCAGCTGGTGCGATCGCGGCGTTGA
- a CDS encoding AbrB/MazE/SpoVT family DNA-binding domain-containing protein, translating into MPQVTVKKWGNSPSVRLPVAVMREAELNVDDVVNVNVDEEGRIILTPVRKDEPTLESLLAAITDDNLHHEISFGEPQGKELL; encoded by the coding sequence ATGCCACAAGTCACCGTAAAAAAATGGGGAAACAGCCCTTCTGTCAGGCTACCCGTCGCGGTCATGCGTGAGGCTGAATTGAACGTTGATGATGTAGTAAACGTTAACGTAGACGAAGAAGGACGAATTATTTTGACACCGGTCAGGAAGGACGAACCGACACTTGAATCGCTGCTTGCGGCAATCACTGACGACAATCTGCATCATGAAATCTCATTTGGGGAACCGCAAGGTAAGGAGCTGCTGTAA
- the mazF gene encoding endoribonuclease MazF — translation MDYIPEAGDIVWLDFDPQSGHEQAGHRPALVISPATYNGRTGLMLCCPITSQIKNYPFEVSISGPRTNVALADQIKNLDWRARNAVKKGTATVEELNAVRARAKVLIG, via the coding sequence ATGGACTACATCCCGGAAGCGGGTGATATTGTCTGGCTGGATTTCGATCCGCAGTCAGGACATGAACAGGCAGGACATCGCCCTGCGCTGGTCATATCACCTGCAACCTACAACGGACGCACCGGCCTGATGCTTTGCTGTCCGATTACGTCACAAATTAAAAATTATCCCTTCGAAGTCAGCATTAGCGGCCCACGCACTAACGTCGCCCTCGCCGACCAAATTAAAAATCTGGACTGGCGGGCACGCAACGCAGTGAAAAAGGGAACCGCAACCGTCGAAGAGTTAAATGCCGTCAGAGCACGCGCAAAGGTTCTCATCGGCTAA
- the nhoA gene encoding N-hydroxyarylamine O-acetyltransferase, whose translation MTPFLTAYFARTGWQQPVSVDIATLRALHLHHNSAIPFENIDVVLPREILLDEHSLVDKLVTARRGGYCFEQNGLFERVLREVGFNVRSLLGRVVLANPPHMPPRTHRLLLVELDGESWIADVGFGGQTLTAPIRLIAEEEQATPHGLYRLINDGSDWVLQFRHHEHWQSMYHFDLTAQYQADYVMGNFWSAHWPQSHFRHHLLMCRHLPDGGKLTLTNFHFTHWQGGQAVEQVNLPDAAALYQVMQERFELGVDDPKHGFTLAELTAVMAGFETHPQAGK comes from the coding sequence ATGACCCCGTTTTTGACCGCTTATTTCGCCCGTACCGGCTGGCAGCAGCCGGTTTCCGTGGATATCGCCACCCTACGGGCGCTGCACCTGCATCACAACAGCGCCATCCCGTTTGAGAATATCGATGTGGTTTTGCCGCGCGAGATCCTGCTCGACGAACACTCCCTGGTCGATAAGCTGGTCACCGCCCGACGCGGTGGGTACTGCTTTGAGCAGAACGGCCTGTTCGAGCGGGTGCTTCGCGAGGTGGGCTTTAACGTGCGCAGCCTGTTGGGCAGGGTGGTACTGGCGAACCCGCCGCACATGCCGCCGCGCACCCACCGTCTGCTGCTGGTGGAGCTCGACGGTGAATCCTGGATAGCCGACGTCGGCTTTGGCGGACAGACCCTGACCGCGCCGATTCGTCTGATCGCCGAAGAGGAGCAGGCGACGCCCCACGGGCTGTACCGGCTGATCAACGACGGCAGCGACTGGGTGTTGCAGTTCCGCCATCACGAGCACTGGCAGTCGATGTATCACTTCGATCTCACCGCGCAATATCAGGCCGATTACGTGATGGGCAACTTCTGGTCCGCGCACTGGCCGCAGTCCCATTTCCGCCACCATCTGCTGATGTGCCGGCACCTGCCCGACGGTGGCAAGCTGACCCTCACCAACTTCCACTTTACCCACTGGCAGGGCGGGCAGGCGGTGGAGCAGGTTAACCTGCCGGATGCGGCAGCGTTATATCAGGTGATGCAGGAACGCTTTGAGCTGGGCGTGGACGATCCGAAGCACGGCTTTACCCTGGCCGAACTGACGGCGGTGATGGCCGGGTTTGAAACCCATCCGCAGGCGGGGAAATAG
- a CDS encoding ABC transporter permease, producing MNPKYLSVTTLGLLLILVAFPLTFILLQAVFPQFSAGQFSGAFSGISTLLAEPQLPGMLGGTLQIALGVALVSALIGFPLGVARGLFNLPLPKLWDLLFLIPFLTPPYIAALSWMLVLQTNGYLQQLTGLNLNNLLFSRTGIVLVMALNIFPVVYFVVSRSLLASGQRLALVARVHGASPGRAFWHITLPMLSPSLAAGMLLAFTLAIEEFGVPAALGTRAGVLMLTTDIEKKLADWPIDLSGASMLSVVLVAIALSAWWLQKKLTGHQDVTSITGKPTENMGAHAGVFTLPVVALMALVGVIAVILPGASMALSGVLGTLSGGVTLTNLTGAHYVALFSQHGDALSALGTSLSLALGAACITGVLGLLAAWLVVGQKIKGRGLLDALSLMPAALPGVVVGVGLILLWNRPFWPVSPYNSWAILLLSYCCLLLPWPVRYVGSALRQLGGNLEPAARVHGASALQALRFIVLPLVSPAMLAAMLMVFAIASRELVTSLLLAPAGTQTVSVFIWRQFEQGSVGQGMAMATLTLLTGLVLMLTALGIMQRSTRG from the coding sequence GTGAATCCTAAATATCTTTCGGTGACGACGCTGGGGCTACTGCTGATCCTGGTGGCGTTTCCGCTCACCTTTATTCTGCTGCAGGCGGTTTTCCCGCAGTTCAGCGCCGGGCAGTTCTCCGGGGCATTTAGCGGCATCAGCACGCTTCTGGCCGAGCCACAGCTGCCGGGTATGCTGGGCGGGACGCTGCAAATCGCCCTCGGTGTGGCGCTGGTCAGTGCCCTGATTGGTTTTCCCCTCGGGGTGGCGCGCGGGCTGTTTAATCTGCCCCTGCCGAAGCTCTGGGATCTGCTGTTTCTGATCCCGTTTTTAACTCCGCCGTATATTGCCGCGCTGTCGTGGATGCTGGTGCTGCAAACCAACGGCTATCTGCAACAGCTGACCGGGCTCAACCTCAACAATCTGCTGTTCAGCAGGACCGGGATCGTGCTGGTGATGGCGCTCAATATCTTCCCGGTGGTCTATTTTGTCGTGTCGCGCAGCCTGCTGGCGAGCGGGCAGCGTCTGGCTCTGGTGGCCCGCGTTCACGGTGCCAGTCCCGGCCGGGCATTCTGGCATATCACCTTACCGATGCTCTCGCCGTCGCTGGCGGCGGGGATGCTGCTGGCTTTCACCCTGGCGATTGAAGAGTTTGGCGTGCCCGCCGCGCTGGGTACGCGTGCAGGCGTGCTGATGCTGACCACCGATATCGAGAAAAAGCTCGCCGACTGGCCGATCGATCTCTCTGGAGCATCGATGCTGTCCGTGGTTCTGGTGGCTATCGCGCTCAGCGCCTGGTGGCTGCAAAAAAAGCTGACCGGTCATCAGGATGTGACCAGCATTACCGGCAAACCGACGGAGAATATGGGGGCGCACGCCGGGGTGTTTACGCTGCCGGTGGTGGCGCTCATGGCGCTGGTGGGGGTTATCGCGGTGATCCTGCCGGGAGCCTCAATGGCGCTTTCCGGCGTACTCGGAACCCTGTCCGGCGGTGTGACGCTGACCAATCTGACCGGCGCTCACTATGTTGCGCTGTTCAGCCAGCACGGAGATGCGCTCTCGGCGCTGGGCACCAGCCTGTCCCTGGCGCTGGGCGCGGCCTGTATCACCGGGGTGCTGGGGCTGCTGGCCGCCTGGCTGGTGGTGGGGCAGAAGATCAAAGGCCGGGGTTTGCTGGATGCGCTCTCCCTGATGCCGGCTGCTTTGCCGGGCGTGGTGGTCGGGGTGGGGCTGATCCTGCTGTGGAACCGCCCGTTCTGGCCGGTATCGCCTTATAACAGCTGGGCGATTTTGCTGCTCTCCTATTGTTGCCTGCTGCTGCCCTGGCCGGTGCGCTATGTCGGCAGCGCGCTGCGCCAGTTGGGGGGCAATCTCGAGCCTGCAGCCCGAGTGCATGGCGCGTCGGCATTGCAGGCGCTGCGTTTTATCGTGTTGCCGCTGGTCTCTCCGGCGATGCTGGCGGCGATGCTGATGGTGTTCGCTATTGCCTCCCGCGAGCTGGTCACCTCGCTGCTGCTGGCTCCGGCGGGTACGCAAACCGTGTCGGTGTTTATCTGGCGGCAGTTCGAGCAGGGCTCCGTCGGACAGGGAATGGCGATGGCCACCCTGACGCTGCTGACCGGGCTAGTGTTGATGCTGACGGCGCTGGGGATCATGCAGCGCTCGACGCGCGGGTAA
- a CDS encoding ABC transporter substrate-binding protein encodes MKAAMSVKKGVLIAMALSTVMMSSAHALTVYTAGPGSLAKNLASGFEKKTGVKVDIFQATTGKVMARLEAEQANPQADILLSASWDTAEDLHNRGWLLPYQSANAANVPAELKSDDFVAQGVSALGIVWNTKSGTPEPKEWRDLTTDAFKDKVTTPDPALSGASLDLLIGLQNGMGDKAWTLFDELKKNGMVVSGPNAQAVTPVMQGAKAAVFGAVDYVSYGNISQGESLKVIFPASGTVIAPRPMMILKSSQHADDAKAFVDYVLSPEGQAMVADAWLMPARGDVQAKRPLLNDLKILPTKSDGSSERSDILKRFNTLFTL; translated from the coding sequence ATGAAAGCTGCAATGTCCGTCAAAAAAGGAGTGCTGATAGCCATGGCGTTATCGACCGTTATGATGTCCAGTGCCCACGCGCTGACCGTCTACACCGCGGGGCCGGGGTCGCTTGCCAAAAATCTGGCCAGCGGTTTTGAGAAGAAAACCGGCGTGAAGGTGGATATCTTTCAGGCCACCACCGGTAAAGTGATGGCCCGCCTCGAGGCAGAGCAGGCCAACCCGCAGGCCGATATTTTGCTCTCCGCTTCATGGGATACCGCAGAAGATCTGCACAACCGTGGCTGGCTGCTGCCGTACCAGAGCGCTAACGCGGCCAACGTGCCTGCGGAGCTGAAATCAGACGACTTTGTCGCCCAGGGCGTGTCGGCGTTAGGCATCGTCTGGAACACCAAAAGCGGCACCCCGGAGCCGAAAGAGTGGCGCGATCTGACCACCGACGCTTTTAAAGATAAAGTCACTACGCCGGACCCGGCGCTGTCTGGGGCGTCGCTGGATCTGCTGATCGGGCTGCAAAATGGTATGGGCGATAAGGCCTGGACCCTGTTTGATGAGCTGAAAAAGAACGGCATGGTGGTGAGCGGCCCGAATGCGCAGGCGGTGACGCCGGTGATGCAGGGGGCGAAAGCGGCGGTGTTTGGCGCGGTGGACTACGTCTCGTACGGCAACATCAGCCAGGGCGAATCCCTGAAGGTGATCTTCCCGGCCAGCGGCACGGTGATTGCCCCGCGTCCAATGATGATCCTCAAATCCAGCCAGCATGCGGATGACGCCAAAGCGTTCGTGGATTACGTTCTGTCACCAGAAGGCCAGGCGATGGTAGCCGATGCCTGGCTGATGCCCGCCCGTGGCGATGTGCAGGCCAAACGTCCGCTGCTTAACGACCTGAAAATACTGCCAACCAAAAGCGACGGTTCCAGCGAACGCAGCGACATCCTCAAGCGTTTCAACACGCTCTTCACCTTATAA